In Sporichthya polymorpha DSM 43042, a genomic segment contains:
- the glnA gene encoding type I glutamate--ammonia ligase produces the protein MDKQTEFVLRTLEERDLRFVRLWFTDVLGFLKSVAIAPAELEAAFAEGIGFDGSAIEGFARVHESDMLAKPDPATFQVLPWRAEAPGTARMFCDILQTDGTPSFADPRYVLKRTLAKASDLGFTFYTHPEIEFYLFDKHPATGERPSPIDHGGYFDHTIHGAGHDFRRHAITMLESMGISVEYSHHEGGPGQQEIDLRYADALSTADNIMTFRMVMKEVGLEQGVFASFMPKPFTEHPGSAMHTHLSLFEGDRNAFYEAGAEYQLSKVGRAFIAGLLKHSAEITAVTNQWVNSYKRLWGGGEAPSYICWGHNNRSALVRVPMYKPTKGQSTRVEVRSIDSACNPYLAYALLLAAGLKGIDEGYELPPGAEDDVWSLSASERRALGIDPLPQNLAEAIALMERSELAAETLGEHVFDFFLRNKRREWEEYRMQVTPFELDRYLPVL, from the coding sequence ATGGACAAGCAGACCGAATTCGTGTTGCGCACCCTTGAGGAGCGCGACCTGCGCTTCGTCCGACTGTGGTTCACGGACGTCCTCGGCTTCCTGAAGTCGGTGGCGATCGCCCCGGCGGAACTCGAGGCGGCCTTCGCCGAGGGCATCGGCTTCGACGGCTCCGCGATCGAGGGCTTCGCCCGCGTCCACGAGTCCGACATGCTCGCCAAGCCGGACCCGGCCACCTTCCAGGTGCTGCCGTGGCGGGCGGAGGCGCCCGGGACCGCCCGCATGTTCTGCGACATCCTCCAGACCGACGGGACGCCGAGCTTCGCCGACCCGCGGTACGTCCTCAAGCGGACGCTCGCGAAGGCCAGCGACCTGGGCTTCACCTTCTACACGCACCCCGAGATCGAGTTCTACCTGTTCGACAAGCACCCGGCGACCGGTGAGCGTCCCTCGCCGATCGACCACGGCGGCTACTTCGACCACACCATCCACGGCGCCGGGCACGACTTCCGTCGGCACGCCATCACGATGCTGGAGTCGATGGGGATCTCGGTCGAGTACAGCCATCACGAGGGCGGCCCCGGCCAGCAGGAGATCGACCTCCGCTACGCCGACGCGCTCTCCACCGCCGACAACATCATGACGTTCCGCATGGTCATGAAGGAGGTCGGTCTCGAGCAGGGTGTCTTCGCCTCGTTCATGCCGAAGCCCTTCACCGAGCACCCCGGCTCGGCCATGCACACCCACCTGTCGCTGTTCGAGGGCGACCGCAACGCCTTCTACGAGGCCGGCGCCGAGTACCAGCTCTCGAAGGTCGGCCGGGCGTTCATCGCCGGCCTGCTCAAGCACTCCGCCGAGATCACCGCGGTCACCAACCAGTGGGTGAACTCCTACAAGCGCCTCTGGGGCGGCGGCGAGGCCCCGTCCTACATCTGCTGGGGCCACAACAACCGCTCCGCGCTGGTCCGCGTGCCGATGTACAAGCCGACCAAGGGCCAGTCCACCCGCGTCGAGGTCCGCTCGATCGACTCCGCCTGCAACCCCTACCTCGCCTACGCCCTCCTCCTGGCCGCCGGCCTCAAGGGCATCGACGAGGGCTACGAGCTCCCGCCGGGCGCCGAGGACGACGTCTGGTCGCTCTCGGCCTCCGAGCGTCGCGCGCTCGGCATCGACCCGCTGCCCCAGAACCTCGCCGAGGCCATCGCCCTCATGGAGCGCAGCGAGCTCGCCGCCGAGACCCTCGGGGAGCACGTCTTCGACTTCTTCCTCCGCAACAAGCGGCGCGAGTGGGAGGAGTACCGGATGCAGGTCACCCCGTTCGAGCTCGACCGGTACCTGCCCGTCCTGTAG
- a CDS encoding bifunctional [glutamine synthetase] adenylyltransferase/[glutamine synthetase]-adenylyl-L-tyrosine phosphorylase, whose protein sequence is MGFQDREQALRQMALPGLDLASRPDRLAAFADAGDPDLALATLTALAEVTDAKELRAALERSEVFRRRLIAVLGASQALGEFLLRHPEDWRLLEKDAGSPDTPYYLRAAMLEAVGANPDEAEPVADDAGETTYDRLRVAYRRWLLRLAARDLTGGSGLEEVSAELADLAGATLEAALAIARAGLPEDAPRCRLTVIGMGKCGGRELNYVSDVDVVFVAEAREVEGQGEPDEASAMRTATQLASAMMKACSASTAEGTIWPVDAALRPEGKQGPLVRTLASHVAYYERWAKTWEFQALLKARPVAGDRALGKAYMEAVGPLVWKAANRENFVADVQAMRKRVEATLTPAEAERQIKLGPGGLRDVEFAVQLLQMVHGRGDDTLHSGTTLSALAALSQGGYVGREDAARLDDAYRFLRTLEHRIQLYKLWRTHVLPDGDADMRRLGRAMGLKGDPKAELTETWRKHAHEVRRLHEKLFYRPLLMAVSRVSEAETRLTTEAARARLSALGYADPAGALRHLEALTSGLSRRASIQRQLLPAMLGWFADAPDPDAGLLSFRQVSDALGETPWYLRLLRDEGMAAERLAHLLASSRFAAELLQRAPEAIQMLADDTDLRPRDRAALLTEVNAAVARAQNAEAAAIAARGIRRREQFRIAAADALGLIDVTDVCEALSDVVAATLAGGLAAATRSVVGDGDPVVRMAVIAMGRLGGHEMSYASDADVMFVHEPMPFVEDKPATDAAHAIANELRRLMQMQAPEPPLEVDTDLRPEGRNGPLVRSLQSYEQYYSRWSSDWEAQALLRAEFVAGDPELGERFTALINPLRYPVGGLTEDQVREIRRIKARVESERLPRGADPSIHTKLGRGGLADVEWVAQLLQLQHGAKIEGLRTTRTLATLEVARDHDLITAADMTELATAWKLATRIRNAIMLVRGRPADSPPTGGREQSSIARILGYPVDETGRMLDDYRRVTRHARTVVERVFYG, encoded by the coding sequence ATGGGCTTCCAGGACCGCGAGCAGGCGCTGCGGCAGATGGCGCTGCCCGGCCTGGATCTGGCGTCCCGTCCCGACCGGCTCGCCGCGTTCGCGGACGCCGGTGACCCCGACCTGGCGCTGGCCACGCTGACGGCCCTCGCCGAGGTCACGGACGCCAAGGAGCTGCGCGCGGCGCTCGAACGTTCCGAGGTCTTCCGGCGGCGCCTGATCGCCGTCCTCGGCGCCTCGCAGGCCCTCGGCGAGTTCCTGCTCCGCCACCCCGAGGACTGGCGGCTGCTGGAGAAGGACGCCGGGTCACCGGACACCCCGTACTACCTGCGCGCCGCGATGCTCGAGGCCGTCGGGGCGAACCCGGACGAGGCCGAGCCCGTCGCCGACGACGCGGGGGAGACGACCTACGACCGGCTCCGGGTCGCGTACCGCCGCTGGCTGCTCCGCCTCGCCGCGCGCGACCTGACCGGCGGGTCCGGGCTCGAGGAGGTCTCGGCCGAGCTCGCGGATCTCGCCGGCGCGACCCTCGAGGCCGCGCTCGCGATCGCCCGCGCCGGCCTGCCCGAGGATGCGCCGCGCTGTCGGCTCACCGTGATCGGCATGGGCAAGTGCGGCGGGCGCGAGCTCAACTACGTCAGTGACGTCGACGTCGTGTTCGTGGCCGAAGCTCGCGAGGTCGAGGGTCAGGGCGAACCTGACGAGGCGTCAGCGATGCGAACGGCGACGCAGCTGGCCTCTGCGATGATGAAGGCCTGCTCCGCCTCGACGGCCGAGGGCACGATCTGGCCCGTCGACGCCGCGCTGCGGCCCGAGGGCAAGCAGGGCCCGCTGGTCCGCACGCTCGCCAGCCACGTCGCCTACTACGAGCGCTGGGCGAAGACCTGGGAGTTCCAGGCGCTGCTCAAGGCGCGCCCGGTGGCCGGGGACCGCGCGCTCGGCAAGGCGTACATGGAGGCGGTCGGGCCGCTGGTCTGGAAGGCCGCGAACCGCGAGAACTTCGTCGCCGACGTCCAGGCGATGCGCAAGCGGGTCGAGGCGACGCTCACCCCCGCCGAGGCGGAGCGGCAGATCAAGCTCGGCCCTGGCGGTCTGCGCGACGTCGAGTTCGCCGTGCAGCTGCTGCAGATGGTGCACGGCCGCGGCGACGACACCCTGCACAGCGGGACGACGCTCTCGGCGCTGGCCGCGCTCTCGCAGGGCGGCTACGTCGGTCGCGAGGATGCGGCGCGCCTCGACGATGCCTACCGGTTCCTGCGCACCCTCGAGCACCGCATCCAGCTCTACAAGCTCTGGCGGACGCACGTGCTGCCCGACGGCGACGCGGACATGCGCCGCCTCGGCCGGGCGATGGGTCTCAAGGGCGACCCGAAGGCGGAGCTCACCGAGACCTGGCGCAAGCACGCCCACGAGGTCCGCCGCCTGCACGAGAAGCTCTTCTACCGGCCGCTGCTGATGGCCGTGTCCCGCGTCTCGGAGGCCGAGACCCGCTTGACGACCGAAGCGGCGCGGGCGCGCCTGTCCGCCCTCGGCTACGCCGACCCGGCCGGCGCGCTGCGGCACCTGGAGGCGTTGACGTCCGGCCTGAGCCGGCGGGCGTCGATCCAGCGGCAGCTCCTGCCCGCGATGCTCGGCTGGTTCGCCGACGCGCCCGATCCCGACGCGGGTCTGCTGTCGTTCCGTCAGGTCTCGGACGCCCTCGGCGAGACGCCCTGGTATCTCCGGCTGCTGCGGGACGAGGGCATGGCCGCCGAGCGGCTCGCGCACCTGCTCGCCAGCTCGCGCTTCGCCGCGGAACTGCTGCAGCGCGCGCCCGAGGCGATCCAGATGCTGGCCGACGACACCGACCTGCGGCCCCGCGACCGCGCCGCGCTGCTGACCGAGGTGAACGCGGCGGTGGCGCGGGCACAGAACGCCGAGGCGGCCGCGATCGCGGCGCGCGGCATCCGCCGGCGCGAGCAGTTCCGGATCGCCGCCGCCGACGCCCTCGGCCTGATCGATGTCACCGACGTCTGCGAGGCGCTCAGCGACGTCGTCGCCGCGACGCTGGCGGGCGGGCTCGCCGCGGCCACGCGGTCGGTGGTGGGGGACGGCGACCCCGTAGTGCGCATGGCGGTCATCGCGATGGGTCGGCTCGGTGGGCACGAGATGAGTTACGCCAGCGACGCGGACGTCATGTTCGTGCACGAGCCGATGCCGTTCGTCGAGGACAAGCCGGCGACCGACGCGGCGCACGCGATCGCCAACGAACTCCGCCGGCTGATGCAGATGCAGGCGCCCGAGCCGCCGCTCGAGGTCGACACCGACCTGCGGCCGGAGGGGCGCAACGGCCCGCTCGTGCGGTCGCTGCAGTCCTACGAGCAGTACTACTCGCGCTGGTCGAGCGACTGGGAGGCCCAGGCGCTGCTGCGGGCGGAGTTCGTCGCCGGTGACCCGGAGCTCGGTGAGCGCTTCACGGCGCTGATCAATCCGTTGCGGTACCCCGTAGGAGGTCTGACCGAGGATCAGGTCCGCGAGATCCGCCGGATCAAGGCGCGCGTCGAGTCCGAGCGGTTGCCGCGCGGCGCCGACCCGTCGATCCACACCAAGCTCGGCCGCGGCGGGCTCGCGGACGTCGAGTGGGTCGCGCAGCTCCTGCAGCTGCAGCACGGGGCGAAGATCGAGGGTCTGCGCACGACCCGGACCCTCGCGACGCTCGAGGTGGCCCGCGATCACGACCTGATCACCGCGGCGGACATGACCGAGCTGGCGACGGCGTGGAAGCTCGCGACCCGCATCCGGAACGCGATCATGCTCGTCCGGGGCCGCCCGGCGGACAGCCCGCCGACCGGCGGCCGGGAGCAGTCCTCGATCGCGCGCATCCTCGGGTATCCCGTCGACGAGACCGGCCGGATGCTCGACGACTACCGCCGGGTCACGCGCCACGCGCGCACGGTCGTGGAGCGGGTGTTCTACGGGTGA
- a CDS encoding PadR family transcriptional regulator has product MELQVHARVVLGVLCVEGPAHGFALARMLSPEAELGRAWSVSRPQVYRAIEQLADAGFAKAGEVETGSRGPGRTPFQVTPAGSAAAREWLDQPVDHLRDARSELLIKLMLRERMGLPRSPFIDEQYQVFADLTDALSKRSDADRDDLVAIWRAEMARGVLSAIQRLRRP; this is encoded by the coding sequence GTGGAGTTGCAGGTTCACGCTCGCGTCGTCCTCGGCGTCCTGTGCGTCGAAGGGCCGGCGCACGGCTTCGCCCTCGCGCGCATGCTCTCGCCGGAGGCCGAGCTCGGTCGCGCCTGGTCGGTGTCGCGGCCGCAGGTGTACCGGGCGATCGAGCAGCTCGCCGACGCCGGCTTCGCGAAGGCGGGCGAGGTCGAGACCGGCTCCCGCGGCCCGGGCCGCACCCCGTTCCAGGTCACCCCGGCCGGCTCCGCCGCCGCCCGCGAGTGGCTCGACCAGCCCGTCGACCATCTCCGCGACGCCCGCTCCGAGCTGCTGATCAAGCTCATGCTCCGCGAGCGGATGGGCCTGCCCCGCTCCCCGTTCATCGACGAGCAGTACCAGGTCTTCGCCGACCTCACCGACGCCCTGAGCAAGCGTTCCGACGCCGACCGCGACGACCTCGTCGCCATCTGGCGCGCCGAGATGGCTCGCGGCGTCCTGTCCGCGATCCAGCGCCTCCGCCGCCCCTGA
- a CDS encoding MFS transporter: MSDGRGRPWRQAEFRSLIAAQVTGEIGDQFARVAVAGIVLERSGSALYSALAFMVSYLPGIVGSVALGPLADRLPRRALMIWCDLARAVVVAVLALCVATEAPLWLLTGLLLFAELFSAPFDAARAALVPDVLTDPADFHAGSGISRTLFQLNQTVGLALGGLVAYGASAQLALWLDVVSYLVSAFILTVGVRHRPAALAGAPRGPDVRVAVRAVLADPVRRVFIALGWAAGGVLIAPEAVALAYAVEHDSERMGGALIASLPAGAALGAWLIARYPPIVAVRMIRPLLAAGCVPLLLSGLDLGVYPTMALWFAAGICQAFLLPIMVVVTLLTPPERRGAVGGLAAAGFNAAIAISFVLAGWAADVFTPADSVFAAGTLGLFVLLAAHLAWPGRELDAVLDPAPATQESPSQEPSR; this comes from the coding sequence GTGAGTGACGGCCGGGGACGGCCTTGGCGGCAGGCCGAGTTCCGTTCCCTGATCGCGGCGCAGGTCACCGGGGAGATCGGTGACCAGTTCGCTCGCGTCGCCGTCGCGGGCATCGTGCTGGAACGGTCGGGCAGCGCGCTGTACTCGGCGCTGGCCTTCATGGTCAGCTACCTGCCCGGCATCGTCGGGTCCGTCGCCCTCGGGCCGCTGGCGGACCGGCTGCCGCGCCGGGCGCTGATGATCTGGTGCGACCTCGCGCGGGCCGTCGTCGTCGCGGTGCTCGCGCTGTGCGTCGCCACCGAGGCACCGCTGTGGCTGCTCACCGGCCTGCTGCTGTTCGCCGAACTCTTCAGCGCGCCCTTCGACGCCGCGCGCGCGGCGCTGGTGCCCGACGTCCTGACCGATCCCGCCGACTTCCACGCCGGGTCCGGTATCTCCCGCACGCTGTTCCAGCTGAACCAGACCGTGGGCCTCGCCCTCGGCGGTCTCGTCGCGTACGGGGCGTCGGCGCAGCTGGCGTTGTGGCTCGACGTGGTCAGCTATCTGGTGTCGGCGTTCATCCTGACTGTCGGCGTCCGGCACCGACCGGCCGCGCTCGCCGGGGCGCCGCGCGGGCCGGACGTCCGCGTGGCCGTCCGGGCGGTCCTGGCCGATCCGGTCCGCCGCGTGTTCATCGCTCTCGGCTGGGCGGCCGGCGGGGTGCTGATCGCACCCGAGGCGGTGGCGCTCGCGTACGCCGTCGAGCACGACTCCGAACGGATGGGCGGCGCGCTGATCGCGTCGCTGCCCGCGGGCGCGGCGCTCGGTGCCTGGCTGATCGCGCGCTACCCGCCGATCGTGGCCGTCCGGATGATCCGGCCGCTGCTCGCCGCCGGCTGCGTCCCGCTGCTGTTGTCCGGCCTCGACCTCGGCGTGTACCCGACGATGGCGCTGTGGTTCGCGGCCGGCATCTGCCAGGCGTTCCTGCTGCCGATCATGGTCGTCGTGACGCTGCTGACCCCGCCCGAGCGCCGCGGCGCGGTCGGCGGGCTCGCCGCCGCCGGGTTCAACGCCGCGATCGCGATCTCGTTCGTGCTCGCCGGTTGGGCCGCCGACGTGTTCACCCCCGCCGACTCGGTCTTCGCCGCCGGGACGCTCGGCCTGTTCGTCCTCCTCGCCGCCCATCTCGCGTGGCCGGGCCGCGAACTGGACGCGGTCCTGGACCCCGCGCCCGCGACCCAGGAGTCGCCGAGTCAGGAACCGTCGAGGTAG